The following are encoded together in the Narcine bancroftii isolate sNarBan1 chromosome 10, sNarBan1.hap1, whole genome shotgun sequence genome:
- the LOC138744148 gene encoding L-seryl-tRNA(Sec) kinase isoform X2 → MKGVCVCVVAGLPAAGKSTFARLLPQFLRPRFESVLLCYDDVIPGEALEATAQSSLWKLYRHKLLENVECLIQAINGNGHLSLSGNEKDLVGECFIQSLKQQQIIPGETHHGKQQYPVCITHSKPFIIILDDNFYYQSMRYEVYQMVRRNSIGFLQLFLKCPVELCLKRNHERGCLVNDETIILMSTKIQLPDPEKNSWEKNSIILNNSENIVEDEIQKIFQLLESSLENPEKPLEENTEQKERDRAICAVSALHQADQTFRRLVSQSMKTAKAKKLSKLNLKLLSGELNKLKTVLLEDLRHLTFQGNPSKLSDDVDAIVVEAAHEFDHKKEEILKNFLKSSN, encoded by the exons atgaagGGCGTCTGCGTGTGTGTGGTGGCCGGCCTGCCGGCTGCGGGGAAGAGCACGTTCGCTCGCCTTCTGCCCCAGTTCCTGCGGCCCAGGTTCGAGTCGGTGCTGCTGTGTTACGACGATGTGATTCCCGGGGAAGCTCTGGAGGCCACGGCGCAG AGTTCACTGTGGAAATTGTACAGGCATAAACTGCTGGAAAATGTTGAATGCCTAATTCAGGCGATTAATGGGAATGGCCACCTTTCTCTTTCTGGCAATGAAAAGGACTTGGTGGGGGAGTGCTTTATTCAGTCGCTGAAACAACAGCAAATTATTCCTGGAGAAACCCACCATGGAAAGCAGCAATACCCAGTTTGCATCACACATTCAAAGCCCTTCATTATAATTTTGGATGACAACTTCTACTATCAAAGTATGAGATACGAGGTTTACCAGATGGTGAGGCGAA ATTCCATAGGCTTCTTGCAGCTCTTTCTGAAGTGCCCAGTTGAATTATGTCTGAAGAGGAATCATGAGCGGGGTTGTCTGGTAAACGATGAAACAATAATTCTGATGTCAACAAAAATCCAGCTGCCAGACCCTGAGAAAAATTCATGGGAAAAGAACAGTATTATACTGAACAATTCAGAAAATATAGTAGAAGATGAGAT ACAAAAGATATTTCAACTCCTTGAGAGTTCATTAGAAAATCCAGAGAAGCCATTGGAAGAAAACACTGAGCAAAAG GAGAGGGATCGTGCAATTTGTGCAGTTAGTGCTCTTCATCAAGCTGATCAAACCTTTCGCCGCTTGGTATCTCAGTCTATGAAAACTGCAAAAG CTAAGAAACTATCAAAGCTTAATTTGAAGTTGTTGTCTGGAGAATTGAACAAGCTTAAGACTGTGCTTTTGGAAGACCTTCGACATCTTACCTTCCAGGGCAACCCTTCAAAGCTTTCTGATGATGTTGATGCAATTGTCGTAGAAGCTGCACATGAATTTGACCATAAAAAGGAAGAAATTCTTAAGAATTTTCTAAAATCCTCAAATTAA
- the LOC138744148 gene encoding L-seryl-tRNA(Sec) kinase isoform X1: MKGVCVCVVAGLPAAGKSTFARLLPQFLRPRFESVLLCYDDVIPGEALEATAQVGDATAQSSLWKLYRHKLLENVECLIQAINGNGHLSLSGNEKDLVGECFIQSLKQQQIIPGETHHGKQQYPVCITHSKPFIIILDDNFYYQSMRYEVYQMVRRNSIGFLQLFLKCPVELCLKRNHERGCLVNDETIILMSTKIQLPDPEKNSWEKNSIILNNSENIVEDEIQKIFQLLESSLENPEKPLEENTEQKERDRAICAVSALHQADQTFRRLVSQSMKTAKAKKLSKLNLKLLSGELNKLKTVLLEDLRHLTFQGNPSKLSDDVDAIVVEAAHEFDHKKEEILKNFLKSSN; the protein is encoded by the exons atgaagGGCGTCTGCGTGTGTGTGGTGGCCGGCCTGCCGGCTGCGGGGAAGAGCACGTTCGCTCGCCTTCTGCCCCAGTTCCTGCGGCCCAGGTTCGAGTCGGTGCTGCTGTGTTACGACGATGTGATTCCCGGGGAAGCTCTGGAGGCCACGGCGCAGGTGGGTGACGCCACGGCGCAG AGTTCACTGTGGAAATTGTACAGGCATAAACTGCTGGAAAATGTTGAATGCCTAATTCAGGCGATTAATGGGAATGGCCACCTTTCTCTTTCTGGCAATGAAAAGGACTTGGTGGGGGAGTGCTTTATTCAGTCGCTGAAACAACAGCAAATTATTCCTGGAGAAACCCACCATGGAAAGCAGCAATACCCAGTTTGCATCACACATTCAAAGCCCTTCATTATAATTTTGGATGACAACTTCTACTATCAAAGTATGAGATACGAGGTTTACCAGATGGTGAGGCGAA ATTCCATAGGCTTCTTGCAGCTCTTTCTGAAGTGCCCAGTTGAATTATGTCTGAAGAGGAATCATGAGCGGGGTTGTCTGGTAAACGATGAAACAATAATTCTGATGTCAACAAAAATCCAGCTGCCAGACCCTGAGAAAAATTCATGGGAAAAGAACAGTATTATACTGAACAATTCAGAAAATATAGTAGAAGATGAGAT ACAAAAGATATTTCAACTCCTTGAGAGTTCATTAGAAAATCCAGAGAAGCCATTGGAAGAAAACACTGAGCAAAAG GAGAGGGATCGTGCAATTTGTGCAGTTAGTGCTCTTCATCAAGCTGATCAAACCTTTCGCCGCTTGGTATCTCAGTCTATGAAAACTGCAAAAG CTAAGAAACTATCAAAGCTTAATTTGAAGTTGTTGTCTGGAGAATTGAACAAGCTTAAGACTGTGCTTTTGGAAGACCTTCGACATCTTACCTTCCAGGGCAACCCTTCAAAGCTTTCTGATGATGTTGATGCAATTGTCGTAGAAGCTGCACATGAATTTGACCATAAAAAGGAAGAAATTCTTAAGAATTTTCTAAAATCCTCAAATTAA